The following DNA comes from Anopheles arabiensis isolate DONGOLA chromosome 3, AaraD3, whole genome shotgun sequence.
TGGCCGGGTCGCTGGATTATGGCGTTCTGGAACCGTTGCTCCGTAAGCTCGACATAGACACGGGCAGTTCCGAGGGCTTTACCAAATTTCTGGACCTGTTGGATAGCGAAATTTCCCTGACCCAGATCGAACTCGGCAAACGTATGCATCATGTCCAGCAGGCGAGTGAAAACTAAACCTTTTACAGTGCGTTTTATGCTAGGAGATTTTATTGTCGGACACTTTgaaatcataaataaataacgctttaatcatataaaataacaatGAGAAATGGCAACACAACAAGCAACAAATGAATATTGCAAAATATACACCAAAccaccaaacaatcaaaatatcAATTGCGACGCAGCATCAAAGCCAGCTCCATGTCTTTGGGAATGAGCGTCACTCGGCCCCGGTGAAGGGTGCAACGATAGGAGTCACTGAACACCTGCATTAGGTACACTTCGGCCGATTCCTGCAAACATTCCAGCATCTGCGGAGTCACCTTCAGGGAACGGTGCGAATATTCGCTCAATACTTCGCGGATCAAGCGTCCGAAGCTTAGCTTGGGAATCAGATTGTGCACCGTCCCTTGCAGCCTATGGATTTCTTTCAGCACATTCAGATTGGTAGGGATTTTCTGCTTTCGACTTCTGGTAGGCTTCCCTTTGGTTGAATTCCGTCCAGTGTTGGCTGCGGAGGATATGCTGCTGCCGCCTGTCTCGTCGCGTTCGCTTCGGGATGATCCCCGGCGGCTGGTGCTGGGACCGGGTTCGGATTCAGTGTCCTCGTGTTCCAGTCCAGTGTTGGGGACGGTGGACATACTGGTGAGCCGGTGTACCGTCGCTGGAGGTTGgtcagcggcggcggcggcggtggcggtccGTTTATTGCCGTGATTGTTTGGGCTGGAGTGTTTATGCGACGGCAGAAAGGAAAAGTTAGGCCGCGATTGTGTTGTACTGTCGCGGTACGATTCCATCACACTCCCGGTGGTTGTCTGGTCGTCCGATTCGTCGCCCATCACATTACGAAGCTCATTGACGGTTTTCAAGGGCCGGTAAGCTAGCTCTAGGTCAGCACTTTTCGGTGGACTTGGTGTACGTTCCACCGTTTGCTTCCGGGCGCGTGCCGTCGGTTTCGGTTgctttttggtgtttttccGCGGTGCCATTGTGGTTAGAGGAAAGGAACAAAATCACGACTATTTCTTCGGATAACAAGTTGCCGCCAAAACCGGTCTGCTGAACGGCCGGTGGATATCATTCGAGGCCAATCCACAACTGTCAAACGCTCCAAGATTCCATGGAAAACCGAGACAATCGTTTTACCGTTTCtttgtgttctttttcttgtttggcGCACAatgaaaatttgcattttgacCTGTCTAACATATTCAATATTCAATCTACCagaaatattgttttcattatgTATGTTATAATAACAATTGCCTTttcataattatttttcaaaaatcttTATTACTGGATGACAATTTGGAACTGCTACCGTGCGGTATACTGCggaaaccgtttgtttacgtttctttGCGCTAGCAAACGTCAAGCGCACGTCAATTGTGcggtggaagaagaagaagcgttTGCCTGGAAGATGTCGTGacgtttttcattttatttgcgtgtttggaaaagaaaatcgaggcggaattttattaaaacaaccATTATTCACTGCTGATAGAGCGTCTATTGAACCTTCCCccggcacaaacacaccgggCGAAAGGTCGAGTGACTAATTTTCCTCCGCCTTTTCCCTATCGAACGTTCCCTCGATGGATCGGGGCAAATCGGGACCGGGCATTCGGTCCACCAAGAAGCAACAGCTAAGCCACCCCCAGGCGGAGCTGTACGCACTTGGGTCGAAATCATCCGTCGGTGGTTCGCGAGGTGACGATGCAAAGTCTCGGGTCGTCGTGGGGGGTGTCGTGTCGGACCGCAAGCGGGAAGCCACCTCCTCGATGGCCCTGGGCAGTGGCAGTGGTCCGGCGTCGGCAAAAAAGATCAAGCTTGCTTCCGGCGCGAGTGCGTCGATGGTGGGTGGCAGCAGCTCCGGGCTGGCCGGTGTGTCCGGCGTCGGAACGAGCAAAATCTCCTCCGGCGGGGACAGttccagctccagcagcatACTGGAGTACTGGGAGCAGTGTGCGATGGAGTGTGAATCGGTGGATCTGGCCTCAACCGTGCTGTCGGCTATCGAGCAGCAGGACAGTGACAGCGTGGTAGGGTACATCTGCGGAGCAATAAAGCTGCTCATATCGCCCaaatcgaaatcggaatcTGTTTTATCGCTTTCGCTGTCGTATTTGGCCCGGCTGCGGCCGCATCTGTTCTGCAACGAAACGATCACATCGGCCCTGATCGCCGTGCTCAAGCGGGACAGCGGCGGGAACGCGTTCAAGGGACGTAACAACCCGACGATGCACATTTTGGCGTGCAATCTGCTGGCGCGAGGCTACAGCGACAAGAAACAGTGGCCGGAGAGCTTCATCCGCACGTACATTGACGACGCGATCAATGACCGTGTGTGGGTGGACTACGAGGAGTGTGCACCGTTTACGGACAATATTGTGGCGGCGTTCGGCACAAAGATTCCCCCGAAGTGGATGCTGCAGCCGGAGCTGAGTACGCTGAATCCGACGACACGGGACGGTACGCTGCCGGATGACGAGCACTCCACGGACAGTGGCATGTTTGGCGATGCGCTGGGAAAAGATCCGGACGCAAACCCGCCACGCTTTGCGCACATGCGCGAACAGCTCGAGCGCATGGTAATGGACGCGGTGAAGGATCAGCTGAACCGCCGCCAGGGGCCCGACTGTTCGACGAAAAACTTTCTACGCTTTCTGTCGCTGACGTGCGGCATACAGGAGGTGAGGGCGTTCGTCGTTCCGCGGCTCGAAATGTGGATTCACAACGGCAAGCTGGTGAAGCCGGTACAGGAGCTGCTAACGTTTCTGTGCTACAACGTGACCGGCCAGAGCCCCAAGGAGCACGAGGTGCTGTCGAATCTGGCCAAGGTGCGGCTGAAATCGAAACCGCTGATCAACATCTTCATGATCGGGCTGAAGGAAATGATCAACTGTCAGCCGGAAATTCTGACGCCGCTTCTGAAGTACGTCGTGCAGAACGAGCTGTCCAATGCGCGCAACCCCAACAACATGGGCATGCTGGCGATGATGTTCCAGACCAAGCCGACCGAATCGGCCGCCAACCTGGCGGAGATCTATCAGGAGTTTCTGCTGCAGCGGGAAGATGTGTTGCGCACTTTGCGCTTCTTCCTTCGCGAGCTCGTCAAAATGCTTCGCTACGACATCAATTTGACCGTGTTTTGCAAGATGCTGCTACAGAACCGGGCGGACCTAACCCCGCAGATTGCGAGCTCGGAGTTTCGTGATCGGATCTTCCACTCGATCGTCGATCTCGTGTGTCTGTGCATGTTCCTTTCCGTGTCGCCACAGATCCGGGAAGCGAACGTGTCGATCCGCAGTGGCCGCGAGACGAAAGGCTCAAGCGCACTGAGCGCGTTCTACCAACAGCAATCGATCATACAGGATCAAGCACTGGCCTGGATGAAGGATGTGGTGCCGCGCGTTTACAAACCAATTTCCGCCAACGATTACAAAGCCGCCCTACAcaagctactgctgctggattCGCCCGAAGCGTACGCTAAAGGTGACCAATGGCCGCCGGAACCGGAGCGAGCGCCGCTACTCCGCATGGTGTCCGAGATTCCGCTGCAGGAGAACCTGATGCTGTGCATACTGCTGATTGGCATTGAGAAGGAGATTCCCTTCTCGATACAGGACACGATGGAGATTACGGAGCAGCTGGTGCGCAGGGCGGGATCACTGCGCCACATGGACTATCCGCCGCTGGAGATAACGGATCTGAAGATCATCGAGCTGCTGTTCAAGATGTCCGAGTACCACCATCCGGACAATATCGTGCTGCCGTCGAACTACGAGCCGCCCAATCTGGCCATCTCATCGCTGTACTGGAAAACGTGGATCATTCTGCTGCTCATCTCGGCGCACAATCCCTCCTCGTTCGGGTCGTTCTGCTGGGAGCAGTACCCGATGTTGCGCCTCCTGATGGAAATGTGCATAACCAACCAGATTGGGCCGCCGAAACCGAGTGAAGAAGAGctggcggtggcaacgctcgaGAAGGCGCAGATACTGGAGTTTGAGAACCATCTCGCCTCGAACCCGAtcacggagcaaaacagcttGCTGCTGTCGCAGCTGATACTGATGGACCCGCGGGGTGTGGCGCGCCGTCCGCCGAACCCTGTGCTGGACCAGATACAGCAGCTCAACGTAAGCCACCGGTTGGGCCATCTGCTGTGTCGCAGCCGTAAGCCGGACCTGCTGCTCGAGATCATCCAGCGCCAGGGAACGTCCCAGTCGATGCCGTGGTTGGCGGATTTGGTACAAAACTCCGAGGGTGACTTCAATCACCTCCCcgtgcagtgtttgtgcgagtTTTTGCTTGCCAACTCCGGCTCGGTCATTGTGGAGGCAAGCCGGGAGGCGGAACTGCTTCTCTACCTGCAGCGCGTCCTGCAGGATGAAACGGGCGAGCATCAGATGATGATCGGCGAGGTGTTGGAGTACTTCCTGCGCCGTTTGTCTTCGTTTTCGAGCGCATCGCGCCAGTCCGCCATTCGGGGGCTGAAGTTGCTGCTGAAGGTGTTCCAGGAGGAGCACGATCCGGGCGCTACCGTCCCGATCGAGGCGAACAATGGCGACTGGCTGCTGCGCTACCTGCCCATGATACCGCACTTCCCGTACGTGCGGCCGAGCGTGATCGTGCAGCTGCGGGCCGCCTGCCAGGTGGAGAACATCCCCGAGCTGGTGATGGTGTACATTCAGTTCGTGGCCGCGCACAGCGCAATGGACGGGGAGGAAGCGATGCTCGAGCACGTGATGGACATGTCGCATCTGATCGTGGAGCGGACGACCGTGTTTGCGAACATTATACCGACGCTGGCGGACCCGAGCGAGCAGCGGATACAGACGCTCAACTGTCTGTTCGTGATGTTTAACAACTTTCTGATCAAGCTGCGCGATGCGAAGGTGATACCGCACGCGTTCACCGAGTATCCGGACCTGCTGCTGGTACAGTTTGCCGACGAGAGCCAGTGTCACATCCATTTGAACATCATTCAAGCGTTCGTGATTCTTCTCACGCACTCTTCTTTTATTTCCGTGGCGGGACAAATACTGGACTATTGGTTCCCGGAGGGAGCACCCCCGCCGCAAGCCTTCACGGTGGACGGTTCCGAGCCGGTCTGTATCCTTCCCGACTGGCTGAAGCTGAAGATGATCCGCAGCAACGTCGAGCGACTGGTTGATGCCGCCC
Coding sequences within:
- the LOC120903385 gene encoding integrator complex subunit 1, whose amino-acid sequence is MDRGKSGPGIRSTKKQQLSHPQAELYALGSKSSVGGSRGDDAKSRVVVGGVVSDRKREATSSMALGSGSGPASAKKIKLASGASASMVGGSSSGLAGVSGVGTSKISSGGDSSSSSSILEYWEQCAMECESVDLASTVLSAIEQQDSDSVVGYICGAIKLLISPKSKSESVLSLSLSYLARLRPHLFCNETITSALIAVLKRDSGGNAFKGRNNPTMHILACNLLARGYSDKKQWPESFIRTYIDDAINDRVWVDYEECAPFTDNIVAAFGTKIPPKWMLQPELSTLNPTTRDGTLPDDEHSTDSGMFGDALGKDPDANPPRFAHMREQLERMVMDAVKDQLNRRQGPDCSTKNFLRFLSLTCGIQEVRAFVVPRLEMWIHNGKLVKPVQELLTFLCYNVTGQSPKEHEVLSNLAKVRLKSKPLINIFMIGLKEMINCQPEILTPLLKYVVQNELSNARNPNNMGMLAMMFQTKPTESAANLAEIYQEFLLQREDVLRTLRFFLRELVKMLRYDINLTVFCKMLLQNRADLTPQIASSEFRDRIFHSIVDLVCLCMFLSVSPQIREANVSIRSGRETKGSSALSAFYQQQSIIQDQALAWMKDVVPRVYKPISANDYKAALHKLLLLDSPEAYAKGDQWPPEPERAPLLRMVSEIPLQENLMLCILLIGIEKEIPFSIQDTMEITEQLVRRAGSLRHMDYPPLEITDLKIIELLFKMSEYHHPDNIVLPSNYEPPNLAISSLYWKTWIILLLISAHNPSSFGSFCWEQYPMLRLLMEMCITNQIGPPKPSEEELAVATLEKAQILEFENHLASNPITEQNSLLLSQLILMDPRGVARRPPNPVLDQIQQLNVSHRLGHLLCRSRKPDLLLEIIQRQGTSQSMPWLADLVQNSEGDFNHLPVQCLCEFLLANSGSVIVEASREAELLLYLQRVLQDETGEHQMMIGEVLEYFLRRLSSFSSASRQSAIRGLKLLLKVFQEEHDPGATVPIEANNGDWLLRYLPMIPHFPYVRPSVIVQLRAACQVENIPELVMVYIQFVAAHSAMDGEEAMLEHVMDMSHLIVERTTVFANIIPTLADPSEQRIQTLNCLFVMFNNFLIKLRDAKVIPHAFTEYPDLLLVQFADESQCHIHLNIIQAFVILLTHSSFISVAGQILDYWFPEGAPPPQAFTVDGSEPVCILPDWLKLKMIRSNVERLVDAALQGLTPDQIVLFVQNFGTPISSMSKLLALLDRAVIVQYEAVNAAILNKSYLAQLIEIQQARGAKNGHISVEALELLPQQLAAGGEQKMSIDDEKDVKPALGTSAEGSVMEAYRIELLPASNSSTDGRRSVSSDARPASGSKTKEIEEAVELVLSCALKFNRPAMAKYRKLIQRLMNSASKSQEYAANKSIAYLGRLLKSQQGQGLIKGLVQNSQIVCFFRALLETPLEKFENLNYLLHVLDEIIRCVNPASNTVLLEVLVSKRAQLIRHAQKESGGVANGAGGGKQDASVGSSSSAAFGSDLLQVLSTTRSADVERKGMQQLWRTSREGLISVASTMLKGNGIKRDVVDGERELEGGNKCGLLVDWVADADSELIRVNKEQQMELLFSRSLSNSRPYLLSLMSHQASWATLYQTVDLLMGSFNAEYDPTSVLDFIDTLTRNPRLWQGRDKAVPKHEQIEYIVTLNAPQSCTFIDYILAEEQSAQSNDGPVRRLSQRVKLLLQCLPGKFAMLPAMVAYVQEYERRESTSRHTPLERTSVGKLFLKQLYLNLPPMKFILPTVGSDLYQSDMRNEPGGCVADKFTYYIVTTIASLNNPRDFQTMSAEMELIVRKLAASHPTLLLRQLSVLSALLQGRAHMDLHVLRSEYHFHLFHQVMGILELLSPLVYRDCYREGLQNGLDCFFQLLKHHGTFKESYTLIYRFVEFLQAYIGANPATAIAFVEQYSDVLIDLAHQHFDLHALQQLVQGLSMLRHTTGGASMRKHSSGGGILADLDQLAASAATYEGSMSDSRAIVDGGETSGGKPPGSNAAVGLMLAPAIRNDLLPTHWTELVAVLRSRDIDEISIPLMELDALSVKRPALLEDIFDDVIRFVQHPSPTTRQMAHNLVTRWLKQNPGSVSSNGTALTAFVQCLNHEDVTVVHSALDKTTEYTLCLQEHTPQILAAVFELGIGSRINTYNALRRVVQALKKQHAC
- the LOC120900284 gene encoding histone H3-like centromeric protein A, which gives rise to MAPRKNTKKQPKPTARARKQTVERTPSPPKSADLELAYRPLKTVNELRNVMGDESDDQTTTGSVMESYRDSTTQSRPNFSFLPSHKHSSPNNHGNKRTATAAAAADQPPATVHRLTSMSTVPNTGLEHEDTESEPGPSTSRRGSSRSERDETGGSSISSAANTGRNSTKGKPTRSRKQKIPTNLNVLKEIHRLQGTVHNLIPKLSFGRLIREVLSEYSHRSLKVTPQMLECLQESAEVYLMQVFSDSYRCTLHRGRVTLIPKDMELALMLRRN